The following proteins are co-located in the Helicobacter pylori genome:
- a CDS encoding ATP-dependent Clp protease adaptor ClpS, with product MKMYNIPTPTMAQVIMVDDPITTAEFVISALRDFFDKSLEEAQALTSSIHRDGEGVCGVYPYDIARHRAAWVRDKAKELDLPLKLLVEEIR from the coding sequence ATGAAAATGTATAACATACCCACCCCCACCATGGCGCAAGTGATCATGGTTGATGACCCCATTACGACAGCGGAATTTGTCATCTCTGCTTTAAGGGATTTTTTTGACAAGTCTTTAGAAGAGGCTCAAGCCCTCACATCAAGCATCCATCGTGATGGCGAGGGGGTTTGCGGCGTCTATCCTTATGATATTGCCAGGCATAGGGCAGCATGGGTTAGGGATAAAGCCAAAGAGTTGGATCTCCCTTTAAAATTATTGGTAGAAGAGATAAGATAA
- a CDS encoding DUF1523 family protein, which produces MIKFVRNVVLFILTAIFLVLMLLVSYCMPHYSVAVISGVEVKRMNENENTPNNKEVKTLARDVYFVQTYDPKDQKSVTVYRNEDTRFGFPFYFKFNSADISALAQSLVNQQVEVQYYGWRINLFNMFPNVIFLKPLKESAEMSKPIFSWILYALLLMGFFISTRSVCTLFKSKAH; this is translated from the coding sequence TTGATAAAATTTGTGCGTAATGTGGTTTTATTCATTTTAACAGCGATCTTTTTAGTGCTCATGCTTTTAGTGAGCTATTGCATGCCCCATTATAGTGTGGCTGTCATTAGTGGGGTGGAAGTCAAAAGAATGAATGAAAATGAAAACACGCCCAATAATAAGGAAGTAAAAACCCTTGCTAGAGATGTCTATTTTGTGCAAACTTACGACCCTAAGGATCAAAAAAGCGTGACCGTCTATCGTAACGAAGACACGCGCTTTGGCTTCCCTTTTTATTTTAAGTTTAATTCGGCTGATATTTCAGCCCTCGCTCAAAGTTTAGTCAACCAGCAAGTGGAAGTGCAATACTATGGCTGGCGGATCAATTTGTTTAACATGTTCCCTAATGTGATTTTTTTAAAGCCCTTAAAAGAGAGTGCTGAGATGTCAAAACCCATTTTTAGCTGGATTTTATACGCCTTGCTACTAATGGGCTTTTTTATCAGCACACGTTCTGTTTGCACTTTATTTAAGAGCAAAGCTCATTAA
- a CDS encoding SabA family sialic acid-binding adhesin produces MKKKFLSLTLGSLLVSTLSAEDNGFFVSAGYQIGESAQMVKNTKGIQDLSDSYERLNNLLTSYSTLNTLIRQSSDPNAINNARTNLDASAKNLINDKENSPAYQAVLLALNAAAGLWQVMSYAISPCGPGKDSSKNGGVQTFHNTPTNQWGGTTITCGTTQYEPGPYSIISTENYAKINKAYQIIQKAFGASGKDIPALSDTNTELKFTINQNGSNSNNNKEEIVTKNNAQELLKQASTIITTLNSACPWINNGGAGGASSGSLWEGIYLKGDGSACGIFKNEISAIQDMIKNAEIAVEQSKIVTANAQNQHNLDTGKTFNPYKDASFSQSMFANARAQAEILNRAQAVVKDFERIPAAFVKDSLGVCHEKGSDGNLRGTPSGTVTSNTWGAGCAYVGETVTNLKNSIAHFGNQAERIHNAQDLAYTLANFSSQYKKLGEHYDSITAAVSSLPDAQSLQNVVSKKTNPNSPQGIQDNYYIDSNIHSQVQSRTQELGSNPFRRAGLIAASTTNNGAMNGIGFQVGYKQFFGKNKRWGARYYGFVDYNHTYNKSQFFNASSDVWTYGVGSDLLVNFINDKATKHNKISFGAFGGIALAGTSWLNSQYVNLANVNNYYKAKINTSNFQFLFNLGLRTNLARNKRRGADHSTQHGMELGVKIPTINTNYYSLLGTTLQYRRLYSVYLNYVFAY; encoded by the coding sequence ATGAAGAAAAAATTTCTGTCATTAACCTTAGGTTCGCTTTTAGTTTCCACTTTAAGCGCTGAAGACAACGGCTTTTTTGTGAGTGCGGGTTATCAAATCGGTGAATCCGCTCAAATGGTGAAAAACACTAAAGGCATTCAAGATCTTTCAGATAGTTATGAAAGATTGAACAATCTTTTAACGAGTTACAGCACCCTAAACACTCTCATCAGGCAGTCCTCCGACCCCAACGCTATCAATAACGCAAGGACTAATTTGGATGCGAGTGCGAAGAATTTAATCAATGATAAAGAGAACTCCCCGGCATATCAAGCGGTGCTTTTAGCGCTCAATGCGGCAGCGGGGTTGTGGCAAGTCATGAGCTATGCGATCAGCCCTTGCGGCCCTGGCAAAGACAGCAGCAAAAATGGAGGCGTTCAAACTTTCCACAACACACCAACAAATCAATGGGGAGGGACCACCATTACTTGTGGCACTACTCAATATGAACCAGGACCATATAGCATTATATCCACTGAAAATTACGCGAAAATCAATAAGGCTTATCAAATCATCCAAAAGGCTTTTGGAGCAAGTGGGAAGGATATTCCTGCCTTAAGCGACACCAACACCGAACTTAAATTTACAATCAACCAAAATGGGAGCAATAGCAATAATAATAAAGAAGAAATTGTTACAAAAAATAACGCTCAAGAGCTTTTAAAACAGGCTAGCACCATTATAACTACCCTTAATAGCGCATGCCCATGGATCAATAATGGTGGTGCAGGTGGTGCAAGCAGTGGTAGTTTATGGGAAGGAATATATTTGAAGGGCGATGGGAGCGCGTGCGGGATTTTTAAAAATGAAATCAGTGCAATTCAAGACATGATCAAAAACGCTGAAATAGCCGTAGAGCAATCCAAAATCGTTACTGCAAACGCGCAAAACCAGCACAACCTAGACACTGGAAAGACATTCAACCCCTATAAAGACGCTAGCTTTTCTCAAAGCATGTTCGCTAACGCTAGAGCGCAAGCGGAGATTTTAAACCGCGCTCAAGCAGTGGTGAAGGACTTTGAAAGAATCCCTGCAGCGTTTGTGAAAGACTCTTTAGGGGTGTGCCATGAAAAGGGTAGCGATGGCAATCTTCGTGGCACGCCATCTGGCACGGTCACTTCTAACACTTGGGGAGCCGGTTGCGCGTATGTGGGAGAAACCGTAACGAATCTAAAAAACAGCATCGCTCATTTTGGCAACCAAGCGGAGCGAATCCATAATGCACAAGATCTCGCCTACACTTTAGCGAATTTCAGCAGCCAGTATAAAAAGCTAGGCGAACATTATGACAGCATCACAGCAGCCGTTTCAAGCTTGCCTGACGCTCAATCTTTGCAAAATGTGGTGAGCAAAAAGACTAACCCTAATAGCCCGCAAGGCATACAAGACAACTACTACATTGACTCCAATATCCATTCTCAAGTGCAATCTAGGACTCAAGAATTAGGCAGTAACCCTTTCAGACGCGCCGGCTTAATCGCCGCTTCTACCACCAATAACGGCGCGATGAACGGGATCGGCTTTCAAGTGGGCTATAAGCAATTCTTTGGGAAAAACAAACGATGGGGCGCGAGATACTACGGCTTTGTGGATTACAACCACACCTATAACAAATCCCAATTTTTCAACGCCTCTTCTGATGTTTGGACTTATGGTGTGGGGAGCGATTTGTTAGTGAATTTCATCAACGATAAAGCCACTAAACACAATAAAATTTCTTTTGGCGCGTTTGGCGGTATCGCCTTAGCCGGGACTTCATGGCTTAATTCTCAGTATGTGAATTTGGCGAATGTGAACAATTACTATAAGGCTAAAATCAACACCTCTAACTTCCAATTCCTATTCAATTTGGGCTTAAGGACCAATCTCGCTAGGAATAAGAGAAGAGGCGCTGATCATAGCACGCAACATGGCATGGAATTAGGCGTGAAGATCCCCACGATCAACACGAATTACTATTCTTTGCTAGGCACTACCTTGCAATACAGAAGGCTTTATAGCGTGTATCTCAACTATGTGTTTGCTTACTAA
- a CDS encoding AAA family ATPase produces MAKFNQDLNEVLNRALNLALDLNHALCTTEHVLLVILEHESGAKMIGALERDDYDKMRQILKDYLLQYVPLKNDPAKMPARSFVLLRMLKTMYASCFESVGVEELLVVMLDHPDCYASKLMDSFGVSRLYSSSALLDLDNHGIPNNTNKEEAPKNTPLKKYAKNLSALAQENALDPVIGREEEILRVIEILGRRKKNNPLLIGEAGVGKTSIAEALALKIAQKEVPEFLQEYEVYSLDLALMVAGAKYRGDFEKRLKKTLKEIQQNGRIILFIDEIHTLLGAGSSNAGSLDAANILKPVLTDGGLKCLGATTFEEYRSVFEKDKAFNRRFSVVKVEEPSKEACYLILKKIAPLYEEHHQVRYDESVFKACVDLTSYYMHDKFLPDKAIELLDEVGSRKKINPKKGKKIGVDDVKETLAIKLKIPKMRLSSDKKALLRNLEKSLKNKIFAQADAISLVSNAIKIQYCGLSAKNKPVGSFLFVGPSGVGKTELAKELALNLNLHFERFDMSEYKEAHSVAKLIGSPSGYVGFEQGGLLVNAIKKHPHCLLLLDEIEKAHSNVYDLLLQVMDNATLSDNLGNQASFKHVILIMTSNVGSKDKDTLGFFSAKNTKYDRAVKELLTPELRSRIDAIVPFNALSLEDFERIVSVELDKLKALALEQDITLKFHKEVVKFIAQKSYQTTLGAREIKKIIHNEIKTPLSDLLLLQSFKKPCKIACLLEKNQLVLKEIKRAQKVKENDF; encoded by the coding sequence ATGGCTAAATTCAATCAAGATCTCAATGAAGTCCTAAACCGAGCTTTAAATTTAGCCCTAGATCTTAACCATGCCCTTTGCACCACAGAGCATGTGCTATTGGTCATTTTAGAACATGAGAGCGGGGCAAAGATGATTGGCGCTTTAGAAAGAGATGATTATGATAAAATGAGGCAAATCCTTAAAGACTACTTGTTGCAATACGTGCCTTTAAAGAATGATCCAGCCAAAATGCCTGCCAGGAGTTTTGTGCTATTAAGAATGCTTAAAACCATGTATGCGAGCTGTTTTGAGAGCGTGGGCGTGGAAGAATTGCTTGTTGTAATGCTAGATCACCCTGATTGTTACGCTTCAAAACTCATGGATAGTTTTGGCGTCTCTCGTTTGTATTCTAGTTCTGCTTTATTGGATCTGGATAACCATGGTATTCCTAATAATACCAATAAGGAAGAAGCGCCCAAGAACACTCCCTTAAAAAAATACGCTAAAAATTTGAGCGCTTTAGCCCAAGAGAACGCTTTAGATCCAGTCATTGGCAGAGAAGAAGAGATTTTAAGAGTGATAGAAATTTTAGGGCGCAGGAAAAAGAATAACCCGCTTTTAATTGGCGAAGCGGGCGTGGGGAAAACCTCCATCGCTGAAGCTTTGGCTTTAAAAATCGCTCAAAAAGAAGTGCCGGAGTTTTTGCAAGAATATGAAGTCTATTCTTTGGATTTGGCTCTAATGGTGGCTGGGGCAAAATACAGAGGGGATTTTGAAAAACGCTTGAAAAAAACGCTTAAAGAGATCCAACAAAACGGTCGCATCATTTTATTCATTGATGAAATCCACACCCTTTTAGGCGCAGGGAGCAGTAACGCTGGGAGCTTGGATGCGGCGAACATATTAAAACCGGTTTTAACGGATGGGGGCTTGAAATGTTTAGGAGCGACCACTTTTGAAGAATACCGCAGCGTGTTTGAAAAAGACAAGGCTTTTAATAGGCGCTTTTCAGTAGTAAAAGTTGAAGAGCCTTCTAAAGAAGCGTGTTACTTGATTTTGAAAAAGATCGCTCCCCTTTATGAAGAACACCACCAAGTGCGTTATGATGAGAGCGTGTTTAAGGCATGCGTGGATTTGACGAGTTATTACATGCATGATAAATTCTTGCCGGATAAAGCGATTGAATTGTTAGATGAAGTGGGATCGAGGAAAAAAATCAACCCCAAAAAGGGCAAAAAAATCGGCGTTGATGACGTGAAAGAAACGCTCGCTATAAAGCTTAAAATCCCTAAAATGCGTTTGAGCAGCGATAAAAAAGCCCTTTTAAGGAATTTAGAAAAATCGCTTAAAAATAAGATTTTTGCCCAAGCAGACGCGATCAGTCTTGTCAGCAATGCGATTAAAATCCAGTATTGCGGGCTTTCTGCAAAAAATAAGCCTGTGGGGAGCTTTTTATTCGTGGGGCCTAGTGGGGTGGGGAAAACAGAGTTGGCTAAAGAATTGGCCTTGAATTTGAATTTGCATTTTGAACGCTTTGACATGAGCGAATACAAAGAAGCCCATAGCGTGGCAAAGCTCATCGGGAGTCCTAGCGGTTATGTGGGGTTTGAGCAAGGGGGGTTATTGGTGAATGCGATTAAAAAGCACCCGCATTGTTTGCTGCTTTTAGATGAGATAGAAAAGGCCCATTCTAATGTGTATGATTTGTTGTTGCAAGTGATGGATAACGCCACTTTGAGCGATAATTTAGGCAATCAGGCGAGTTTTAAGCATGTGATTTTGATTATGACTTCAAATGTGGGGAGTAAGGATAAGGATACGCTAGGGTTTTTTAGCGCTAAAAACACCAAGTATGATAGAGCCGTTAAAGAGCTTTTGACCCCTGAATTACGATCTAGGATTGATGCGATCGTGCCGTTTAATGCGCTCAGTTTGGAGGATTTTGAACGCATTGTTTCTGTGGAATTAGACAAATTAAAAGCCCTAGCGCTAGAGCAAGACATAACCTTAAAATTCCATAAAGAAGTTGTGAAATTCATCGCGCAAAAAAGCTACCAAACGACTTTAGGAGCGAGAGAAATTAAAAAAATCATTCACAATGAGATCAAAACCCCATTAAGCGATCTACTGCTCTTGCAATCGTTTAAAAAACCTTGTAAGATCGCTTGCTTGCTAGAAAAAAACCAATTGGTTTTGAAAGAAATCAAGCGTGCGCAAAAGGTGAAAGAAAATGACTTTTGA
- the bioD gene encoding dethiobiotin synthase, producing the protein MLFISATNTNTGKTTCARLLAQYCNACGVRTILLKPIETGVNDATNHFSDAHLFLQDNRLLDRSLTLKDISFYRYHKASAPLIAQQEEDLNAPIDTDNLTQRLQNFTKTYDLVIVEGAGGLCVPITLEENMLDLALKLKAKMLLISHDNLGLINDCLLNDFLLKSHQLDYQIAINLRENNTAFHSISLPYIELFNKRSNNPIVIFQQSLKELMSFALK; encoded by the coding sequence ATGCTTTTTATCAGCGCGACTAACACTAATACCGGAAAAACCACATGCGCTAGGCTCTTAGCCCAATATTGCAACGCTTGTGGCGTTAGAACGATTTTATTAAAACCCATTGAAACAGGCGTTAATGATGCAACCAACCACTTTAGCGATGCGCATTTGTTCTTGCAAGATAACCGCCTTTTGGATCGCTCTTTAACCTTAAAAGACATTTCATTCTATCGTTATCATAAAGCTTCAGCCCCCCTCATCGCCCAACAAGAAGAAGATCTAAACGCCCCCATTGACACGGACAATTTAACCCAACGCCTTCAAAATTTCACCAAAACTTACGATTTAGTCATCGTTGAAGGGGCTGGGGGGCTATGCGTGCCTATCACTTTAGAAGAAAACATGCTGGATTTGGCCCTAAAATTAAAAGCCAAAATGCTTTTGATCAGCCATGACAATTTGGGTTTGATTAATGATTGTTTGCTGAATGACTTTTTATTGAAATCCCACCAACTGGATTATCAAATCGCTATCAATCTGAGAGAAAACAACACCGCTTTTCACAGCATCAGTTTGCCCTATATTGAGCTTTTTAATAAACGCTCCAATAACCCCATTGTGATTTTCCAACAAAGCCTAAAGGAATTAATGAGCTTTGCTCTTAAATAA
- a CDS encoding citrate synthase, giving the protein MSVTLINNENNERYEFETIECTRGPKAVDFSKLFETTGFFSYDPGYSSTAGCQSKISYINGKKGELYYRGHRIEDLVAKYKYVDVCRLLLTGELPKNQDESLEFELELRHRSFVHESLLNMFSAFPSNAHPMAKLSSGVSILSTLYSTHQNMHTEEDYQTMARRIIAKIPTLAAICYRNEVGAPIIYPDIARSYVENILFMLRGYPYSRLKHTTQGEAEITPLEVEAFDKILTLHADHGQNASSTTVRNVASTGVHPYAAISAGISALWGHLHGGANEKVLLQLEEIGDVKNVDKYIARVKDKNDSFKLMGFGHRVYKSYDPRAKILKGLKDELHQKGVKMDKRLSEIAAKVEEIALKDEYFIERNLYPNVDFYSGTILRALKIPVRFFTPVFVIGRTVGWCAQLLEHVKSPQARITRPRQVYVGD; this is encoded by the coding sequence ATGTCTGTTACTTTAATCAATAATGAAAATAATGAACGCTATGAATTTGAAACGATTGAATGCACTCGTGGGCCTAAAGCGGTGGATTTTTCCAAGCTTTTTGAAACGACCGGGTTTTTTTCTTACGATCCAGGGTATTCTTCTACCGCCGGGTGCCAATCTAAAATCAGCTATATCAATGGCAAAAAAGGCGAATTGTATTACAGAGGGCACAGAATAGAAGATTTAGTCGCCAAATACAAATATGTAGATGTGTGCAGGCTATTACTCACAGGGGAATTACCCAAAAATCAAGATGAAAGCTTGGAATTTGAATTGGAACTACGCCACAGAAGTTTTGTGCATGAGAGCTTACTCAACATGTTTTCAGCCTTCCCTAGCAACGCCCACCCTATGGCGAAACTTTCTAGCGGTGTGTCTATTTTATCCACCCTTTATTCCACGCACCAAAACATGCACACTGAAGAAGATTACCAAACTATGGCCAGAAGAATTATCGCTAAAATCCCCACGCTGGCGGCTATTTGCTATCGTAATGAAGTGGGAGCACCCATTATTTATCCGGACATCGCGCGCTCTTATGTGGAAAATATCCTTTTCATGCTGAGAGGGTATCCTTATAGCCGTTTAAAACACACCACTCAAGGCGAAGCGGAAATCACACCCCTAGAAGTGGAAGCCTTTGATAAAATCCTAACCTTACACGCTGACCATGGGCAAAACGCCTCTTCTACCACGGTAAGGAATGTCGCTAGCACCGGCGTGCATCCTTATGCAGCCATTAGTGCGGGTATTAGCGCTTTATGGGGGCATTTGCATGGCGGAGCGAATGAAAAAGTGCTTTTGCAATTAGAAGAAATCGGCGATGTGAAAAATGTGGATAAATATATTGCACGCGTGAAAGACAAAAACGACAGTTTCAAACTCATGGGCTTTGGGCATAGGGTGTATAAAAGCTATGATCCGCGTGCAAAAATCTTAAAAGGCCTAAAAGACGAACTGCACCAAAAAGGCGTTAAAATGGACAAGAGGTTGAGTGAAATCGCCGCCAAAGTGGAAGAAATCGCGCTAAAAGACGAGTATTTCATTGAAAGGAATCTCTACCCTAATGTGGATTTCTACTCTGGCACGATTTTAAGGGCTTTAAAAATCCCGGTGCGTTTTTTCACACCGGTGTTTGTCATTGGCCGAACCGTAGGCTGGTGCGCTCAGCTTTTAGAGCATGTCAAAAGTCCGCAAGCCAGGATCACACGCCCAAGACAAGTCTATGTAGGGGATTAG
- a CDS encoding YbaB/EbfC family nucleoid-associated protein produces MDFSQLGGLLDGMKKEFSQLEAKNKDTIHTSKSGGGMVSVSFNGMGELVDLQIDDSLLEDKEAMQIYLMSALNDGYKAVEENRKNLAFNMLGNFAKL; encoded by the coding sequence ATGGATTTTAGTCAATTGGGTGGGTTATTAGACGGCATGAAAAAAGAGTTTTCCCAACTAGAAGCAAAGAATAAAGACACGATCCACACTTCCAAAAGCGGTGGGGGAATGGTGAGCGTGAGTTTTAATGGAATGGGGGAGTTAGTGGATTTGCAAATTGATGACAGCCTGTTAGAAGATAAAGAAGCGATGCAAATCTATTTGATGAGCGCTTTGAATGACGGGTATAAAGCCGTAGAAGAAAACCGCAAAAATTTAGCCTTTAACATGCTAGGGAATTTTGCTAAATTGTGA
- a CDS encoding PDZ domain-containing protein: protein MFHKAFIVLWFFLNGLGAYDFKHCQAFFKKASLQKGGVALKELPKGVYLYYSKTYPKHAKVIKSDPFVGLYLLQSVPSEYFYTLRDLDKDALIRPMASIGDKEALEARLLFRQKGYDRYAQISQEIQKNGVISNICYQMLGLGVGGNGFIETKFIKRFLNQQEPYYGDIGVRLEEHHKRLVVAQFDPFFPKNPFLKNDEILAINHQKIRSLAEFEWVVSNLKYQSLAKVKIKRNHKIKEITLKVNKRYGGFLLKDTFLERYGIALDKRFIITKIGNHLPKGLDFLKLGDRILWVNRKNVAFNPKALREALSAPKIELLVWRKGFEFYIKVR, encoded by the coding sequence ATGTTTCACAAAGCCTTTATTGTTCTATGGTTTTTTTTGAATGGCTTAGGGGCTTATGATTTCAAGCATTGTCAGGCTTTTTTTAAAAAAGCGAGCCTTCAAAAAGGGGGCGTGGCTTTAAAAGAATTGCCTAAAGGCGTGTATTTGTATTATTCAAAAACCTACCCTAAACACGCCAAAGTCATCAAATCCGATCCTTTTGTAGGGCTGTATTTGTTGCAAAGCGTGCCAAGCGAGTATTTTTATACCTTAAGGGATTTAGACAAAGACGCCCTTATAAGGCCAATGGCCAGTATAGGGGATAAAGAAGCCCTAGAAGCGCGATTGCTTTTTAGGCAAAAAGGTTATGATCGCTACGCCCAAATTTCACAAGAGATTCAAAAAAATGGCGTTATCAGCAATATTTGCTATCAAATGTTAGGGCTAGGGGTAGGGGGGAATGGCTTTATAGAAACGAAATTTATCAAGCGCTTTTTAAACCAGCAAGAGCCTTATTATGGGGATATTGGGGTGCGTTTAGAAGAACATCATAAGCGTTTAGTGGTAGCGCAATTTGATCCCTTTTTCCCTAAAAACCCTTTTTTAAAAAACGATGAAATTCTAGCGATCAACCACCAAAAGATCCGCTCGTTAGCGGAGTTTGAATGGGTGGTGAGCAATCTTAAATACCAAAGCCTTGCCAAAGTGAAAATCAAACGAAACCATAAAATCAAAGAAATAACGCTCAAAGTCAATAAGCGTTATGGGGGGTTTTTGCTTAAAGACACTTTTTTAGAGCGCTATGGCATCGCTTTAGACAAGCGTTTTATTATCACTAAAATAGGCAATCATTTGCCCAAAGGTTTGGATTTTTTAAAGCTTGGGGATAGGATTTTATGGGTGAATCGTAAAAATGTGGCGTTCAACCCGAAGGCTTTAAGAGAAGCGTTAAGCGCGCCTAAAATTGAATTGTTAGTGTGGCGTAAAGGCTTTGAATTTTACATTAAAGTCCGTTGA
- the icd gene encoding isocitrate dehydrogenase (NADP(+)), whose translation MAYNPKILQKPKEGEEITIKDNKLHVPNYPIIPFIEGDGIGSDITPAMIKVVDSTVQKAYKGEKKIAWYEVFVGEKCYQKFKDHKELSPEEQWLLPDTIEAINHYKVSIKGPLTTPIGEGFRSLNVALRQKMDLYVCLRPVRWYGSPSPVKEPQKVDMVIFRENSEDIYAGIEWQEGSAEAKKLIHFLQNELKVKKIRFPESSGIGVKPISKEGTERLVRKAIEYAIDNDKPSVTFVHKGNIMKYTEGAFMKWGYALAQKEFNAQVIDKGPWCSLKNPKTGKEIIIKDMIADAFLQQILLRPSEYSVIATMNLNGDYISDALAAMVGGIGIAPGANLNDTVGMFEATHGTAPKYAGLDKVNPGSIILSAEMMLRHMGWVEAADLIVSAMEKAIKSKKVTYDFARLMDGAKEVKCSEFASVMIENM comes from the coding sequence ATGGCTTACAACCCCAAAATTTTACAAAAGCCTAAAGAGGGCGAAGAAATTACGATTAAAGACAATAAATTGCATGTGCCAAATTACCCCATTATCCCTTTCATTGAGGGCGATGGCATTGGATCAGATATTACCCCGGCGATGATTAAAGTGGTGGATAGCACGGTTCAAAAGGCGTATAAAGGCGAGAAAAAAATCGCATGGTATGAAGTGTTTGTGGGCGAAAAATGCTATCAAAAATTTAAAGATCATAAGGAATTAAGCCCCGAAGAGCAATGGCTCTTACCGGACACTATTGAAGCGATCAACCATTATAAAGTCTCCATTAAAGGGCCTTTGACCACGCCTATTGGTGAGGGGTTTAGATCGTTGAATGTAGCGTTACGCCAAAAAATGGACTTGTATGTGTGCTTGAGACCGGTAAGGTGGTATGGGAGTCCGAGTCCGGTGAAAGAACCACAAAAAGTGGATATGGTGATTTTTAGAGAAAATTCTGAAGACATTTATGCGGGCATTGAATGGCAAGAAGGCAGTGCGGAAGCGAAAAAACTCATCCATTTTTTACAAAATGAATTAAAGGTTAAAAAAATCCGCTTCCCTGAAAGCAGCGGCATAGGGGTAAAACCCATTAGCAAAGAAGGCACAGAGAGGCTAGTGAGGAAAGCGATTGAATACGCTATTGATAACGACAAGCCAAGCGTAACTTTTGTGCATAAAGGCAATATCATGAAATACACCGAAGGGGCGTTCATGAAATGGGGCTATGCGCTCGCTCAAAAAGAATTTAACGCTCAAGTCATTGATAAAGGCCCATGGTGTTCTTTGAAAAACCCTAAAACCGGTAAAGAAATCATCATTAAAGACATGATCGCTGACGCGTTTTTGCAACAAATCTTATTACGCCCTAGCGAATACAGCGTCATTGCGACCATGAATTTGAACGGGGATTATATCTCTGATGCGTTAGCGGCGATGGTGGGGGGTATTGGTATCGCTCCTGGGGCTAATCTCAATGACACAGTGGGCATGTTTGAAGCCACCCATGGCACCGCTCCTAAATACGCCGGGCTGGATAAAGTCAATCCGGGGTCTATTATTTTGAGCGCGGAAATGATGTTAAGGCATATGGGCTGGGTGGAAGCGGCTGATTTGATCGTCTCTGCTATGGAAAAAGCGATTAAGAGCAAGAAAGTTACTTATGATTTCGCTCGTTTGATGGATGGGGCTAAAGAAGTCAAATGCTCTGAATTCGCTAGCGTGATGATTGAAAACATGTGA
- the panD gene encoding aspartate 1-decarboxylase, with amino-acid sequence MTFEMLYSKIHRATITDANLNYVGSITIDEDLAKFANLREGMKVEIVDVNNGERFSTYVILGKKRGEICVNGAAARKVAIGDVVIILAYASMNEDEINAHKPCIVLVDGKNEILEK; translated from the coding sequence ATGACTTTTGAAATGCTTTATAGTAAGATCCATAGGGCTACAATCACAGACGCTAATCTCAATTATGTAGGCTCGATCACCATAGATGAGGATTTGGCCAAATTCGCTAATCTTAGAGAGGGCATGAAGGTAGAAATCGTAGATGTCAATAATGGCGAACGCTTCAGCACCTATGTGATTTTAGGGAAAAAAAGGGGCGAAATTTGCGTCAATGGCGCAGCAGCCAGAAAGGTGGCCATAGGCGATGTGGTGATCATTTTAGCTTATGCGAGCATGAATGAAGATGAAATCAACGCGCACAAGCCATGCATCGTGCTAGTGGATGGAAAGAATGAGATTTTAGAAAAATAA
- a CDS encoding universal stress protein, translating to MNILFGISDTQECYNAIKFAVKLAHSLKEVRFTLLHVSMEVFIYSESGMMDYGQTEALEEEKAKALLKQFEDAFKKENIECESVLKSGDLIDVVLEMAKDYDLLLIGASESNLLYRLFISHQNSLVEQSSIPVVIAK from the coding sequence ATGAATATTTTATTTGGGATTAGCGACACGCAAGAATGCTATAACGCTATTAAATTCGCTGTCAAATTAGCCCATTCGCTTAAAGAGGTCCGTTTCACTCTATTGCATGTGAGCATGGAAGTGTTTATTTATAGCGAAAGCGGGATGATGGATTACGGCCAAACAGAAGCCTTAGAAGAAGAAAAAGCTAAGGCTTTGTTAAAGCAATTTGAAGACGCTTTCAAAAAAGAAAATATAGAGTGCGAGAGCGTTCTAAAAAGCGGTGATTTGATTGATGTGGTTTTAGAAATGGCAAAGGATTATGATTTGTTATTGATTGGGGCGAGCGAATCCAATTTGTTGTATCGTTTGTTCATTTCACACCAAAATAGCTTGGTTGAACAATCCAGTATCCCTGTTGTGATCGCCAAGTAG